Within Halobacterium jilantaiense, the genomic segment GGGCTGGCGCTGTTCGTCGGGAACTACGCGGGTGTGCCGGCCTCCACGTCGATGACGGCCGTCGGCGCAATCGCGGGCCTCGGGCTCGCCCGGGACGCCCTCAACGTCGCCGTGATGGGCGAAATCGCCATCTGGTGGGTGGTCGCGCCGGTCATCGGGTTCTGGGTGTCGCTCATCATCGGCCGGTACTTCTACGCTCGCCTGCACCGCCGGGTCGCGATGGAGCGCAGCGACCCGCCGCTGCTGGAGGTCGACCGCTCCGGCGCGATTCCGGTTCCTCGGGCGGAGGAGACGACGAACCGCCGAGAGCTGTACGGCGTCATCACGGTCATCAGCATCGGCTGCCTGATGGCGTTCTCCTCGGGCACGTCGAACATCGCGAACGCCATCGCGCCGCTGGTCGGCAGCGGCGTCATCGAGATGAACCCCGCCATCCTCATCGGCTGCGCGGCGGTCGGGCTCGGCGCGTTCACCATCGCCCGCCGCACGCTGGAGACGATGGGCAGCGACATCACGGAACTCCCGCTCACGGCGGCCATCGTGGTGGCGTCGGTGAGCGCGACGCTGGTCATCTTCCTGTCGGCAATCGGCATCCCGGCGAGCTTCGTCGTCATCGCGACGGTGAGCATCGTCGGCCTCGGCTGGGGGCGGGCGACCCGGCCCGTCAGCGTACAGGGCGTGATGCAGGGCGACTCGGACGTACAGGTGTCGGTCGGCGGGCTGGCCGCCGACGACGCGGACGAGGAAGTGCCCGCCATCGGCGAGGAGGACGCCGCCGACATCCCGAGTGCGGGCGACCTCTTCGACCCCGGGACGACGGTCCGAGTCATCGCGATGCAGAACCTCGTTCCGCTGGTCGGCACGGTCGGCGCGTACCTCGCGTTCCGCTTCCTCCCCATCTGGGGATTCTGACGCGCTAGTTTATCCCTCGTCAGACAGTACCACGGCCATGGTTCGACGCGTCCTGGTGCCGGTCGACGGTTCGGAGCTCGCGACCCGCGCGCTAGAGTACGCGCTCGACGTCCACGGCGACGACGACATCACGCTCCTGTACGTCGCCGGGGAGGCGTCCCCGATGATGGGGTCCGCGGCGAAACTCGCACTCGAAGACGACCTCGACGAGGCCATCCTCGAGGAAGCCGAGGAAGTGTTCGGTCCCGCCCGCGAACTCGCCGACGAGTGCGGCGTCAGCGCGGACGCCGAAATCGGCCTCGGGAAGCCGGCGAGCGTCATCGTCGAGCACGCCGAGAACCACGACGTGGTCGTGCTCGGCAGCCACAGCAGCAGTCTCCGCGAGCGGCTGCTCGTGGGGAACGTCGCGACGAAGGTCGTGGAGAACGCGCCCGTGCCGGTGACAGTCGTCCGGTAGCCGGCGCTCGGCGGTACCACGGAGCGGGGGTTTGACCACCCCCGAGCCGAAGGCGTACGTATGCGACCGGAAGACGGAGCGAGCGTCCGGCACCGCGACCTCACCGGCCAGACGGTCCTCGTCACGGGTGCGACGGGCGGCGTCGGCCGCGAGGTCGCGCTCTCGCTCGGCCGCCTGGGCGCTGACGTGTTCGTGCACGGCCGCGACCGCGACCGGGGCGAAGCGGTCGCGAATCAGCTCCGCGATCTGGGGGTCGACAGCGAGTTCCTGCGAGCGGACTTCGCCGACCTCGACGCCGCCGCGGACCTCGCAGAGGCCGTCCGCGACCGGACCGACGAACTCGACGTGCTCGTGAACAACGCCGGCGCGCACTTCGACGACGGGTGGCTGACGGACGCCGGCGTCGAGGCGACGCTCCACGTCAACCACCTCGCGCCGTTCGCTCTGACTACCGCGCTTCGGGACCACCTCACTGGCGGCGGACGCGTCGTCACCGTCTCGTCAGAGGTCCACCGGCGCGCCGACCTCGACGTCGACGAACTCGATTCGCTGGCCGACTACGACGGGTTCGCGGCGTACTCGCGGTCGAAGCTCGCGAACGCCCTGTTCATCCGAGCGCTCGCCCGACGCCTCGACGGGCCCGACGCGGTCGCCTGCCACCCGGGGTTCGTGCCGGACAGCGGGCTCTGGCGGAACAGCTCGCTGCCCGTCCGCGCCGTCATGCGCGTCTTCTCGCTGCTGCCCCGGCCGCTGACCTTCGGGAGAGTCGACTCGGCCGCGTCGGCCGCCGTCACCCCGACGTTCCTCGCGGCCGCCGAGACGGTCGAGAGCGGCGCGTACTACCGGGACTGCCGGCCGGTCGACCCCGCAGAGCCGGCCCGCGACGACGGCCTCGCTGCGGACCTCTGGGCGTGGAGCGAGGAGCGTGTCAGTCAGTCGCTGGACCGGCGCGTCGGCCAGTAACCAGAACGCACTTTCGGGCTGGCGTAGACCCCCCGGTATGGAACTCTCGGACAAGCGCGTCGTCGTCACGGGTGCCGCGGGGCTCGTCGGCAGCCACCTCGCGGACGCGCTCGCCGACGACAACGACGTGCTCGCCGTGGACAATCTCTCGAAGGGCAGCCGCGAGGCCGTCCCGGACGGTGTCGAGTTCGCCGAGCGGGACGTCCGTGACGAGGACGACGTTGCCGCGGTCATCACGGAAGACGTCGACGCCGTCTTCCACTTCGCGGCGTACACGGACACGAACTACGGCGACCCGCGACAGCTGTTCGAGGAGAACGGCGCGATGACGTACAACGTCCTCGAACGCATGCGCGAGGTCGGCGTCGACAAACTGGCGTTCACGTCGTCGTCGACGGTGTACGGCGAAGCGCCGATGCCGACGCCCGAGGACTACGCGCCACTCGAACCGATCTCCGTCTACGGTTCGAGCAAACTCGCAGACGAGGGACTCGTCTCGACGTACGCCCACAGCTACGGCATCCAGTCGTGGGTGTACCGGTTCGCGAACATCGTCGGCCCCCGTCAGCGCGGCACTGTCGTCCCGGACTTCATCGAGAAGCTGCTGGACGACCCGGAGACCCTCGAAATCCTCGGAGACGGCCGCCAGGAGAAGTCCTACCTGCACGTCGAGGAGTGCATCGACGCGATGACGCACGTCGTCGAGCACGCCGACGACGACCTGAACATCTACAACCTCGGCACTCGCACGACGACGTCCGTGAACGCCATCGCCGACATCGTCGCCGACGTTCTCGGTCTCGACCCCGAGTACGAGTACACCGGCGGTGACCGCGGCTGGACCGGCGACGTGCCGAAGATGCGGCTCTCCATCGAGAAGCTCGCCGCGCTCGGCTGGGAGCCCTCGCTGTCCAGCGACGAGGCCGTCCGGCGGGCGGCCGAGGGACTCGCCCCGGAGATTCGGGCGGAACGCGAGTAGTAGGCAATCCTTTTTCCGCCGGCCCGCGTACCCCGGGTCGTGACGGAGTACGACGTCGGCGACCAGCTACCGGTCGAGACGGTGCCAGCGGGCACGAATCTCCTGGTAGCGGGGCCGCCACTGACGGGGAAGCGCGGGCTCGCTCGCTCGCTGCTCGCGGAAGGGTGCCGGCAGGGCGAGGGCGCGGCGGTCGTCGGCACCCGGGACTCCGTGAAGTCGCTGCGGCGACAGGCACCCGAAATCTGGGAGGCCGTTCAGGACGGCCGGGGCGGCATCGTCGACTGCGTGACCCGGCAGGGCGGCGAGCACGTCGAGAACGACGACCTGGTGAAGTACGTGCCGTCGCCGGGCGACGTCACCGAGATCGGCATCCGGCTCGGCGGCATCTTCCAGCACCTCCAACGGGAGGGCGTCCGAGCCCGGTTCGCCGTCTCCACCGTGTCCACGATGCTGATGTACGCCGACGTGCGTCGCGTCTACCGGTTCCTGCACGTGTACGCCGGGCACGTCGAACGCCTGGACTGGCTGGGCATCGGCGTCCTCGACAACAGCAACAGGGAGATGTTCGACCGGCTCGCACCGCTGTACGACGCGATGGTGCAGACGCGACGGGGCGACGACGGCACGCAGCTCCGCGTGGTCGGGCTCGGCTCGGGGCGGAGCGAGTGGGTCGACTACTGACTGTCCTCGAACTCGGCAGCGAACTCCTCGGCGACTTCTTCCGCGGTGCCGTCGCTCTCGGCACCGTCGTGGAACCCGTCTTCGAGGAACGCGAGAATCTCTTCGACGAGCGCGCTCGTGTCCGTGATGGAGTCGCGGTCGAAGGAGACGATGACGCCGCTCCAGTCGTCGAGGGGGACCTGGACCGCGACGACGCCGTGGAACCAGCGGACAGTCGCGTCGAGGTGGCCGAACCGCGCGAACTCGGGCTGTTCGAAGCCGTCGTCGAGGCCCTTCAACACGAGGTGTTTCGCGACCTCCTCGTACTCGGCGTCCGTGAACTCCTCGTCGACGCGATTGGATTTGAAGACGACGTCGTAGTCGTCGCCGTCGTAGTGAACGACCGAACGGAGCTCGCCGGCATCCAGCGAGCGGATGTGGGCGGCGAGCGTCTCAGCGGACATACGAGGTTCATCGGCCCCGGGTGCCGTGAATCTTCCGTCCATGCGGTCGAGGCGGACGCTGTCTCAGTCGGCTGTGAGCGTCTGTTCGTCGTCGACGATGTCGGAGAGGTACTGGTCCTCCCAGTCGCGCCGCGACCGGAGCTCGCGGTGGCCGCGGTCCGTCAGGAGGTAGCGGTTGGTCCGCTCGTCGGCCTTCGCCTTCTCCAGAAGCCCCTTCTCGACGAGCGTGTCGAGGTTCGGGTAGAGGCGGCCGTGGTTGATGTCTCCGGTGTAGTAGTCTTCGAGGTCGTCTTTGATGTCGAGGCCGTTGGGTTCGTCGAGGCCGGCCGCGACGACGAGTAGGTCTCGCTGGAATCCAGTGAGGTCGTCCATCAGTCTAGTTATCGTAATTCGACTCAACTATATTAAACGCTCTGGCGGAACGGATAAATAGGCGGCGCGTCCGCGTCAGGCCTCGACGCGGGGCGGCGTGAGGAGGTCGGAGTCCGCGAGTGCTCCGCACGCCCCTGCGATGGCGAGCACGCGCTCCTCCGTGAAGAAGTCGGGTTCGTGGGCCTCGGCGTCGATGATGCCGACGACGTCGCCGCCGGCGAGAACGGGACAGCAGAACTCGCTCTGGACACTGTCGTCGCACTCGTAGTAGGGGCCGTCGTAGTCGTCGACGCTCTCCACGAGCACGGCGTCGCCCGATAGCCCGACGGTGGAGTTGTTCGACCGCTCGGCGAACGACTCCGTGAGCGGGAACTCCGCCCGGGACGGCTCGCCGACGTAGGCCTCCTTGACGAGCACTTCCTCGCCGTCGGGGTTGGTGGCGCGCCGGTAGACCCCGAGCCAGTCCGGGTCGGTCTCCGCAGCGAGCGACTCGACGGTGGACTGGAGCGCGACCAGACGTGCGGTGTTCGGGTGGTCGCGGAGGCGCTCGGGGTCGTACTCGAGGCCGCAGATTGGTGCGAGGTTGTAGGGGTCGTCCGCGAGACCGACGCCGCAGGTGCCGTCCTCGCCGAGTTCGGGGACGGGGTAGACGTACCGGTCTTCGACGGTCTCCAGTGAGACTGTCTCGTGGGGTGGCCGGGCCACCAGCGACGCGCCGCGGCGGGCGGCGTCGCTGGCGGCGTCGGCGTAGTCCGGGAGCCCGATGGCCCGGAGGTACGAGTCGTGGTCCATGTCGTCGCATTCGGACCGACCGCACTTATGGTCGTTCACTCCGGCAGCGTTCAGGCCTCCGCGACGACGAACAGCGTTTCGAGGCGGTCGGCAGCCTCCCGAACGGTGAACCCCGCGTCGGCGAGCAGGGACTCGGCGTCCGCGGCGTCGTAGCGCTCCGCGACGGGCGGCCCGTCCTCGCCGCTGCCGGTCGCCGTCCAGTCGGCGACGACGAGGCGAGCGCCGGGCTCCAGTACGCGGTGGAGTTCGGCGAGCGAGTCGGGCGTGGCGAACTCGTGGAACGTCATCGTGGACGCCGCGCCGTCGAGGGCGTCGGCGGCGAACGGGAGGTCGGCGACGTCCGCGGTGACCTGCGAAACGTTCGCCGGGCGGCCGTACTCGCGGAGCAACTCGTGCATCTCGGCCTGAACGTCGACGGCTTCGACGGTGTCGACGAGCGGTGCGAGCTCCCGCGTGTAGAAACCGGTGCCGCTGCCGAGGTCGGCGATTCGGTCGTCCGGGTTCGGGTCGAGGCCGGCGAGCAACTCCTCCCGGGAGCAGAAGCGGAATCGGTCGGGGTCCTCGAGCTTGGCGGCGCGGTCGGCGTCGAAGGTGTGGAAGCCCATCGGGTCGGCGTTGCGTCGCCGCCGCGAAAAGCGTTGCTCGGTCGTCGCTGCGACCGTGAAGTCGGGACAGCCTACCGGGAGGCGGCGCTCTCGTCGGAGTTTACTTTTGATACACGCGCCTGCAAGGGCGCGACTGGTGGGGCTCCGTGCCGTCTAGTCGACCCGGAAATGTCCGGACGGACTGGCGATTGTCGGTCGAGCGCGTCCGAGCCCGTCGTCTATGTGGTGTGCCAACAGGCGACGAGCTTTTACGCTAGCAATGACCAATGTAATAGTAGTGCCGGTGTACCGCCCGGCGGCCGTCCCCTGTCGCTGACCCCTGACGACCCGGTTGCACGCCCGGGTGTGGCACCGAGACACACACAACCAACATGACGGAAACCCTCGACCGACTGAGCGAGCAGTACGAAGCGTCGGTGCCCTCTGACCTCCGCGACAGCCGGAGCTTCGAGTGGTACCTAGAAACGCTGTACGAGGACCCCAAGGTCGCCCGCAACGCCCACCAGCGGCTCGCGGACATGTTCGACCACTACGGCACCACCACCGAGGACGGGGTCGTCGAGTACGAACTCGCATCCGAGGACCCGCTGGGCGAGGGTGCGAACACCTTCTTCGGACGGGAGGTCCACGAGTCCATCCACGAGTTCGTCAACAAGGTCAAAAGCGGGGCTCGCGGGCTTGGCCCGGAGAAGCGCATCATCCTCCTCCTCGGGCCGGTCGGCTCGGGGAAGTCCGACGTCGACCGGCAGGTCCGGCGGTACTACGAGGACTACACCGCCCGAGACGAGGGCCGGCTGTACACCTTCCGCTGGACGGACCTCTGCTCGGTCATCGACGACCAGGACCCCAACGACGACACCGTCGTCTCCCCGATGCACCAGGACCCGCTGGTGTTGCTGCCGCAGGAACAGCGCCAGCAGGTCATCGACGACCTGAACGAGGAGCTCGACGCCCCCTACTCGCTGCGCAACGAGCAGGCCCTCGACCCCGAGAGCGAGTTCTACATGGACGAGCTACTCGCGCACTACGACGACGACCTGCAGGCCGTCCTCGAGAACCACGTCGAGGTGACCCGCCTCGTCGCGAGCGAGAACCGCAGAGACTGCATCGAGACGTTCGAGCCCAAGGACAAGAAGAACCAGGACGAGACCGAGCTCACCGGGGACGTCAACTACTCGAAGCTCGCCGTCTACGGCGAGAGCGACCCGCGGGCGTTCGACTACGCGGGTGCGTTCTGCAACGCCAACCGCGGCATCTTCTCCGGCGAGGAGCTACTCAAGCTCCAGCGGGAGTTCCTCTACGACTTCCTGCACGCCACCCAGGAGCAGACCATCAAGCCGAAGAACAACCCCCGAATCGACATCGACCAGGTCATCCTCGGGCGCACGAACATGCCCGAGTACCGGGACAAGCGCGCCGACGAGAAGATGGAGGCGTTCAACGACCGCACGAAGCGCGTCGACTTCCCGTACGTCCTGGAGTACGAGCAGGAGGCCAACATCTACGACAAGCTCCTGTCGAACGCGGACGTGCCGGATGTCCACGTCGAACCGCACACGCTCGACATGGCGGGGCTGTTCGGCGTGCTGACCCGCGTCCGGGAGCCGGACACCGACAACATCGGGCTGCTGGAGAAGGCGAAGGCGTACAACGGCGAGCTGGACGACGTCGAAGACGTCGACCCGGAGAAGCTCCGAGAGGAGGCCGAGGACGCCGGCGACCGCGAAGGCATGGCCGGCGTGAGTCCGCGGTTCGTCGGCGACGAAATCGCGGCCGCCATCATGGAGTCGATGGACCGCGAGCGCGGGTTCCTGTCGCCGCTGACGGTGTTCAACCGCCTCGAGGACAACCTCCCCCAGCACGGCTCCATCCCCGAGGAGAAGGTCGAGGACTACCAGCGCGTCCTCGAACTCGTCCGCGAGGAGTACAAGGAGCGCGCCATCGAGGATGTCCGGCACGCGCTCGCCTACGACTTAGACGAAATCCAGCGGCAGGGCGAGAAGTACATGGACCACGTGATGGCGTACATCGACGACGACACCGTCGCCGACGAGCTCACGGGCCGCGAGCAGGACCCGGACGAGACGTTCCTGCGCGCCGTCGAGGAGCAGCTCGGCGTCCCCCGCGACCGCAAAGACGACTTCCGGCAGGAGGTCTCGAACTGGGTGAGCCGGCGCGCCCGCGAGGGCGAGCCCTTCGACCCCCAGGACAACGACCGCCTGCGGCGCGCGCTGGAGCGCAAGCTCTGGGAGGACAAGAAGCACAACATCAACTTCTCGGCACTGGTGTCGAACGCCGACGTCGACGAGGAACAGGACAACGAGTGGGTGGCGGCGCTCGTGGACCGCGGGTACAGCGAGGACGGCGCTCGCGAGGTCCTGGAGTTCGCCGGTGCCGAGGTGGCGAAAGCGGAACTGGAGTCGTGACCGACTACGTCGCGCGGGCGGACCGCACGCTGCGGGACGCCTACGACGAGCCGATGAGCCTCGCGGAGTACGTCGACCGCGCGTTCGAGGAGCCGCTGGCGGCCGCCCACGCCAGCCGCTACCTGCTCGCTGCCGTCGAGAGCGAGGGGACCCGGACAGTCGTGGAGAACGGCGAGGAACTGGAGCGGTACCGGTTCTTCGACGACCCGCACAACGACGGCGAGCACGCCGTCCTCGGGAACACCGCGACCCTGAACGCGTTCGTGGACGACCTGCGGGCCATCGCGGCGGGCCGGGGGAAGGCCGAGACCATCCTCTGGTTCGCCGGCCCCACCGCCACCGGGAAGTCCGAGCTGAAACGGTGCCTCGTCAACGGCCTCCGTGAGTTCTCGAAGACTCCGGAGGGCCGCCGGTACACCGTGGAGTGGAACATCTCGGACGCCGAAGCGTCCCCGGGACTCACGTACGGCGAGGAGCCCGTCGACCGGGAGGAGGACTGGTACGAGAGCCCCGTGCAGGCGGCACCGCTGTCCGTGTTCCCCGCGGAAGTCCGGAAGGAACTGCTCGCGGACCTGAACGAACACCGGGGCGAGACCGACGAACTCCGGGCCGACGCGGACCTGCCGCCGTTCTCGCGGGAGGCCTACGACTACCTCGAAGAGCAGTACCGCCGCGAGGGCGTCGAGGACCTGTTCGCCGCGGTCACGGACCCGAGCCACCTGCGCGTGAAGAACTACGTCGTCGACCGCGGGCAGGGTGTCGGCGTGTTGCACTCGGAGGACGCCGGCAGCCCGAAGGAACGGCTCGTCGGCTCCTGGGTCGCGGGTCTGCTGGGCAAGCTCGACTCGAAGGGTCGGAAGAACCCCCAGGCGTTCAGTTACGACGGCGTGCTCTCACAAGGCAACGGCTGTCTGACCGTCGTGGAGGACGCCAGCCAGCACGCCGACCTGCTCCAGAAGCTGCTGAACGTCCCCGACGAGCGCCGCGTCAAACTCGACAAGGGCATCGGGATGGACCTCGACACCCAGCTGGTCGTCATCTCGAACCTCGACCTGGAGGCCCAGTTGAACAAGCACGACGACCGGCAGGGGTTCGACCCCCTGAAGGCGCTCAAGCGTCGGCTCTCCAAACACGAGTTCGGCTACCTCACTTCGGTCAGCCTCGAAGCGCAGCTCCTCCGGCGCGAGCTCACGGGCGACTCCGAAGTGTGGACGACGACGGACCCGGACGTGCTCGCGGAGCGCGTGCGCGAGCCGGTGACCGTCTCGGTGCGTGACGAGGACGGGCCGACCGACCGCGAACTCGCACCGCACGCCATCGAGGCGGCCGCGATGTACAGCGTCGTGACGCGCCTCGACGCCGAGGACCGCCCGGAGGACCTCACACTCGTGGAGAAGGCGCTGGTGTTCGACCGGGGGTTCGTCGGGCGCGGTGAGGACCGCCGCGAGGCCGACGAGTTCGACTTCGACGGCGACGACGACGGCGGGAACGGCATCCCCGTGACGTACACGCGGGACGTGCTCGCGGACCTCCTGCACGCCGACGCCGACCGCTCGCACCCCGAACTGGCCGTCGAGCGCGTCGTCACGCCAGACGACGTCCTCGACGAACTGGTCGCGGGGCTCGCCGACGCGCCCGTGTTCTCGGAGGCCGAACGCGGCGAGTTCGAGCAGCGCCTGCGCGCCGTCACGGCTCACGTCCACGACCGTCAGGAGGTCGATGTCCTCGAAGCCATCCTCTCGGAGGAGGGAGCCAGCGAGAGTGAGGTCGAGGAGTACGTCGATCACGTCCACGCGTGGGCGACCGACGACACTGTCGAGAACGCCCGCGGCGAGCAGGAGGAGCCGGACGCGCTCGCGATGAAGGTCTTCGAGACGGAGACGCTGGGCCGCTTCGACGACGGCGACTACCTCGGGAACGACCCCGGCGAGGCCGTCCGCGAGTTCCGCGAGGACACCGTGATGACCTCGGTCACCCGCCACGCGTGGGAGCACCGCGACGACGAGTTCCACGCCCACGACGTCGACCTCTCGACGGTGCCCGTGCTGCGGGACGTGCTCGCGGGCAACGACTGGGACGACGTCCGGCGCGTCCACCCGGACTTCGACCCCGCGCAGTGGCCGGACCCCCCGGAGGGCACGGAGACGGCCGCGGTGAAGGACCGAACCATCGAGTACCTCGTCGAGGAGCGCGACTACTCGCCGGCGAGCGCCGAACTGGCGTCCCGGACGGTGGTCGCGGAGGTGGCCGACGGATGGGACTGAGAGAAGACCTCGAACGCTTCCGGGAGGTCGGCGAGGAGCGCCGGCAGGACCTCGCGGAGTTCATCCAGTACGGCGACCTCGGCGGCAGCGGCCCGGACTCGGTCCGCGTCCCCATCAAGCTCGTCGACCTCCCCGAGTTCCAGTACGACAAACTCGACCGGGGCGGCGTCGGGCAGGGCGACGCCGAGCCCGGCGACCAGGTCGGCGAACCCGAGGACGGCGACGGAGACGGGGACGAAGCGGGGGACGAGTCCGGCGACCACGAGTACTACGAGATGGACCCCGAGGAGTTCGCCCAGGAACTCGACGACCGCCTCGGCCTCGACCTCGACCCGAAGGGCAAGAAGGTCGTCGAGGAGACGGAGGGCGCGTTCAACGACACCGCCCGCCGCGGCCCCCGCGGGACGCTGGACTTCGCGCACCTCTACAAGCAGGGCCTGAAGCGCAAGATCGCGATGGACTTCGACGAGGACTACGTCGCCGAGGCGCTCCGCGTCCGAGACTGGGGCGTCGACGAGGTGTTCGAGTGGGCGCGCGAGCAGAACGTGCCGGTCTCGCGCGCCTGGCTGGCGGAGCGCGAACGGAGCGTCGACGACCCCGACCACTGGGCGTCCATCGAGGAGATGGAGGCCGAACTCGACGCCGAACCGACGCAGGCGCGCATCCGCCGCGGCGGTGCCGGGAAGGTGCCGCTGCGCCGCGAGGACGAGCGCTTCCGGCACCCGAAGATGGTGGAGCGCCGCGAGCGCAACGTCGTCGTCGTGAACATCCGGGACGTCTCCGGGTCGATGCGGGAAGCCAAGCGCGAGCTCGTCGAACGCACGTTCACCCCGCTGGACTGGTATCTCACGGGGAAGTACGACAACGCCGAGTTCGTCTACATCGCTCACGACGCCGACGCCTGGGAGGTCGAACGCAGCGAGTTCTTCGGCATCCGGTCCGGCGGCGGCACCCGCATCTCGACGGCCTACGACCTCGCCGAGGAGGTCCTCGACGACTACCCGTTCTCGGAGTGGAACCGGTACGTGTTCGCGGCCGGCGACGGCGAGAACAGCCACGACGACACGGAGGAGAACGTCATCCCCCTGATGCGGGACATCGACGCGAACCTCCACGCGTACGTCGAGACACAGCCCACCGACGGCGTCCAGACGGGCACCCACGCGGGGAAGCTCCGGGACGCCTTCGGCGAGGGCGACGGCGTCGCCGTCACCACGGTCACGGAGCCCGGGGACGTGATGGACGCCATCGAGACCATCCTGAGCACCGAGGACAATGACGAGACCTGAACCAGAGAAGCGGGAGACGGCCACCGAACTCGCCGAGCCCGCCCGGGAGGCGAACGCGCTCGCCCGGAAGCTCGGCCTCGACCCCTACGACGTCCAGTACTGGGTCGTGGACCACGATGAGATGAACGAACTCATCGCGTACGACGGCTTCCAGACCCGGTACCCGCACTGGCGGTGGGGGATGAAGTACGAGCAGCAACGCAAGCAGACGCAGTTCCTCGGCGGCAAGGCGTTCGAAATCGTGAACAACGACGACCCCTCGAACGCCTTCCTGCAGGTGAGCAACGACCTCGCCGACCAGAAGGCCGTCATCACGCACGTCGAGGCGCACGCGGACTTCTTCAACAACAACCGCTGGTTCGGGCTGTTCGCGGACGGCGACGGCCCGAACGCGGCGGCGATGCTGGAGCGACACGCGACCCGCGTCGAGGACTTCCTCGAAGACCCCGACATCGGCCGGGAGGCGGTCGAGCGGTTCGTCGACACCGTGCTCACCATCGAGGACAACATCGAGTACCGGCGGGCGTTCGAGCGCGACCCCGAGGGCAGCGACCCGGACGCGCTCGCGGACACGCTGGCGTCGCTCGGCGTCAGCGACGAGGTCCGCGACGAGGTGTTCACGGAGGACTGGCTGGAGGGCGTCGACGAGGTCGACGGCGATATCCGGTTCCCCGAGGAGCCCGAGTACGATCTCCTGGCGTTCCTCCGCGAGCACGGCCGGACGTTCGACGAGGACGCCGAGAAGGCCGTCGAGTTCGAGGACTGGCAGCGCGAACTCGTGGAGATGCTGCGGCGGGAGGCGTACTACTTCGCGCCCCAGCGCACGACGAAAGTGATGAACGAGGGCTGGGCGGCGTACTGGGAGTCGATGATGATGGGCGAGGAGGCGTTCGCGGACGCCGAGGAGTTCCTCGACTACGCCGACCACCAGGCCCGCGTCCTGAACAGCCCGGGGTTCAACCCCTACAAGCTCGGGAAGGAGCTCTGGGAGTACGTGGAGAACCGCGCGAACCGCCGGGAGGTCCTCGAACGGCTGCTGCGCGTGGAGGGCGTGACGTGGCGGAACTTCCACGACACAGTCGACTTCGAGGCGGTGGCGGACGCGCTGGAGCCGCCCGCGGCGCTCGCGGCAGTCGACCCCGACGACCTAGACGCAGTCGAGTCGCTGCCCGGCGAGTACGTCGACTTCGGCGCGCTGGCGGCCGCTCGCGAGCGCGAGCTGGACGTCGAGCGCTCCCCCTGGAAGCTGTTCACCTACGAGGGGCTGGCGAGACGGCACTACTCGCTCGCGAAACCACAGTACCGCGGGTTCCTGGGGCGCGTGACCCGGGACGAACTGGAGTCCGTGAGCCGCTACCTCTTCGAGACCGAGCGGTACGCGACCGTCGAGGACGCGCTCGCGGAGGTGG encodes:
- a CDS encoding PadR family transcriptional regulator; amino-acid sequence: MDDLTGFQRDLLVVAAGLDEPNGLDIKDDLEDYYTGDINHGRLYPNLDTLVEKGLLEKAKADERTNRYLLTDRGHRELRSRRDWEDQYLSDIVDDEQTLTAD
- a CDS encoding class I SAM-dependent methyltransferase, with protein sequence MGFHTFDADRAAKLEDPDRFRFCSREELLAGLDPNPDDRIADLGSGTGFYTRELAPLVDTVEAVDVQAEMHELLREYGRPANVSQVTADVADLPFAADALDGAASTMTFHEFATPDSLAELHRVLEPGARLVVADWTATGSGEDGPPVAERYDAADAESLLADAGFTVREAADRLETLFVVAEA
- a CDS encoding RAD55 family ATPase, whose product is MTEYDVGDQLPVETVPAGTNLLVAGPPLTGKRGLARSLLAEGCRQGEGAAVVGTRDSVKSLRRQAPEIWEAVQDGRGGIVDCVTRQGGEHVENDDLVKYVPSPGDVTEIGIRLGGIFQHLQREGVRARFAVSTVSTMLMYADVRRVYRFLHVYAGHVERLDWLGIGVLDNSNREMFDRLAPLYDAMVQTRRGDDGTQLRVVGLGSGRSEWVDY
- a CDS encoding universal stress protein — protein: MVRRVLVPVDGSELATRALEYALDVHGDDDITLLYVAGEASPMMGSAAKLALEDDLDEAILEEAEEVFGPARELADECGVSADAEIGLGKPASVIVEHAENHDVVVLGSHSSSLRERLLVGNVATKVVENAPVPVTVVR
- a CDS encoding SDR family NAD(P)-dependent oxidoreductase, with protein sequence MRPEDGASVRHRDLTGQTVLVTGATGGVGREVALSLGRLGADVFVHGRDRDRGEAVANQLRDLGVDSEFLRADFADLDAAADLAEAVRDRTDELDVLVNNAGAHFDDGWLTDAGVEATLHVNHLAPFALTTALRDHLTGGGRVVTVSSEVHRRADLDVDELDSLADYDGFAAYSRSKLANALFIRALARRLDGPDAVACHPGFVPDSGLWRNSSLPVRAVMRVFSLLPRPLTFGRVDSAASAAVTPTFLAAAETVESGAYYRDCRPVDPAEPARDDGLAADLWAWSEERVSQSLDRRVGQ
- a CDS encoding GAF domain-containing protein, whose protein sequence is MDHDSYLRAIGLPDYADAASDAARRGASLVARPPHETVSLETVEDRYVYPVPELGEDGTCGVGLADDPYNLAPICGLEYDPERLRDHPNTARLVALQSTVESLAAETDPDWLGVYRRATNPDGEEVLVKEAYVGEPSRAEFPLTESFAERSNNSTVGLSGDAVLVESVDDYDGPYYECDDSVQSEFCCPVLAGGDVVGIIDAEAHEPDFFTEERVLAIAGACGALADSDLLTPPRVEA
- a CDS encoding inorganic phosphate transporter, translated to MVSVLLVAGLVVAVFVGFNVGGSTTGPAFGPAVGADALSKPAAAGLMTVFFFIGAWTLGRRVVDTLGSDLVSQPGIFTLEASIGVLFFIGLALFVGNYAGVPASTSMTAVGAIAGLGLARDALNVAVMGEIAIWWVVAPVIGFWVSLIIGRYFYARLHRRVAMERSDPPLLEVDRSGAIPVPRAEETTNRRELYGVITVISIGCLMAFSSGTSNIANAIAPLVGSGVIEMNPAILIGCAAVGLGAFTIARRTLETMGSDITELPLTAAIVVASVSATLVIFLSAIGIPASFVVIATVSIVGLGWGRATRPVSVQGVMQGDSDVQVSVGGLAADDADEEVPAIGEEDAADIPSAGDLFDPGTTVRVIAMQNLVPLVGTVGAYLAFRFLPIWGF
- a CDS encoding NAD-dependent epimerase/dehydratase family protein, which translates into the protein MELSDKRVVVTGAAGLVGSHLADALADDNDVLAVDNLSKGSREAVPDGVEFAERDVRDEDDVAAVITEDVDAVFHFAAYTDTNYGDPRQLFEENGAMTYNVLERMREVGVDKLAFTSSSTVYGEAPMPTPEDYAPLEPISVYGSSKLADEGLVSTYAHSYGIQSWVYRFANIVGPRQRGTVVPDFIEKLLDDPETLEILGDGRQEKSYLHVEECIDAMTHVVEHADDDLNIYNLGTRTTTSVNAIADIVADVLGLDPEYEYTGGDRGWTGDVPKMRLSIEKLAALGWEPSLSSDEAVRRAAEGLAPEIRAERE